A window from Acidimicrobiales bacterium encodes these proteins:
- a CDS encoding acyl-CoA dehydrogenase family protein, with product MRSALRDIGLDEDERRFAAEVRGFLAETAPQRDRFQIFKDRGGATAKLYRELGERGWLGLTWPEPLGGLGRPAMYELVLWDEMAYARAARPPVGAGMVARSIVEWGTPEQHDRFLPGIRSGEEAFSLGYSEPEAGSDLTSLRTRARRDGDSYVVTGEKRWTSDAHTADWLWLLCRTGTQEERSAGLTLLVVDLASAGVTVSPIPTLDGHRLNEVRLDDVVVPAANRVGPEGGAWEMIRVALARERHLQVMPGRLERDLESLQRLLDDLPDRGDRHREEHAGLVARALAVRAAVYRSVRAAQHEEITPAVAARNKIVGTTLMQQIARFAARVGGRAAVLRGEDLELLWRESIMETVAGGTTEMMLTVVARHGLRRSLQEEAQ from the coding sequence ATGCGCTCGGCCCTGCGCGACATCGGCCTCGACGAGGACGAGCGCCGCTTCGCCGCCGAAGTGCGAGGCTTCCTGGCCGAGACGGCGCCGCAGCGCGACCGCTTCCAGATCTTCAAGGACCGCGGGGGTGCCACGGCGAAGCTCTACCGGGAGCTCGGCGAGCGCGGGTGGCTCGGCCTCACCTGGCCGGAACCCCTCGGCGGCCTCGGCCGCCCGGCCATGTACGAGCTCGTCCTCTGGGACGAGATGGCCTACGCACGCGCGGCTCGGCCTCCGGTCGGCGCCGGCATGGTGGCCCGGTCGATCGTCGAGTGGGGCACGCCCGAGCAACACGACCGCTTCCTCCCCGGCATCCGCTCCGGTGAGGAGGCCTTCTCGCTCGGCTACTCGGAGCCCGAGGCGGGATCCGACCTCACGTCGCTGCGAACCCGGGCGCGGCGCGACGGCGACAGCTACGTCGTGACCGGAGAGAAGCGCTGGACGTCCGACGCCCACACCGCCGACTGGCTCTGGCTGCTCTGCCGCACCGGGACCCAGGAGGAGCGCAGCGCCGGGCTCACGCTGCTCGTCGTCGACCTCGCGAGCGCCGGCGTGACCGTGTCGCCGATCCCGACCCTCGACGGGCACCGACTCAACGAGGTCCGGCTGGACGACGTCGTCGTCCCCGCGGCGAACCGCGTCGGCCCGGAGGGCGGAGCGTGGGAGATGATCCGCGTCGCGCTCGCCCGCGAGCGGCACCTGCAAGTGATGCCGGGTCGCCTCGAGCGCGACCTCGAGTCCCTGCAGCGGCTGCTCGACGACCTTCCTGACCGGGGCGACCGCCATCGCGAGGAGCACGCCGGCCTGGTCGCGCGGGCGTTGGCGGTACGGGCGGCCGTGTACCGGTCGGTGCGAGCGGCGCAGCACGAGGAGATCACGCCCGCCGTAGCGGCGCGCAACAAGATCGTCGGCACCACGCTGATGCAGCAGATCGCCCGCTTCGCCGCCCGCGTCGGAGGCCGCGCCGCGGTGCTCCGGGGCGAAGACCTCGAGCTGCTGTGGCGGGAGTCGATCATGGAGACGGTCGCCGGCGGGACGACCGAGATGATGCTCACGGTGGTCGCCCGCCACGGCCTCCGCCGGTCCCTGCAGGAGGAGGCGCAGTGA
- a CDS encoding FCD domain-containing protein, which yields MTINSAARQAADLLAEDILAHEGDEEEWPLGSEDELMKILGVGRPTIRQAARLLEQQQLVVVRRGINGGIFGRRPSGAGVTAAARVFLQSEQTTFRQLLQAELVVGPAAAALAAEHADVEGRQGLLTFWSSTTAKGAAVSARQFMELAPTFQREVARLSGSPVVFLFVGVLMDLAAPSAGIADVYGDPERRALTIERHTKIAQAIHGGQGSLAERRMSQHLKWILETVDPRSLDEPLGLRQR from the coding sequence ATGACGATCAACTCGGCGGCGCGGCAGGCGGCCGATCTCCTCGCCGAGGACATCCTCGCCCACGAGGGCGACGAGGAGGAGTGGCCGCTCGGCTCCGAAGACGAGCTGATGAAGATCCTCGGCGTAGGCCGGCCGACCATCCGCCAGGCGGCCCGGTTGCTCGAGCAGCAGCAGCTCGTGGTGGTCCGGCGCGGCATCAACGGCGGGATCTTCGGTCGGCGCCCGTCAGGGGCCGGTGTGACCGCGGCCGCCCGCGTGTTCCTGCAGTCCGAGCAGACGACCTTCCGGCAGCTCCTCCAGGCGGAGCTGGTCGTGGGACCGGCCGCCGCGGCACTCGCCGCCGAGCATGCGGACGTCGAGGGCCGTCAGGGACTGCTCACCTTCTGGAGCAGCACGACCGCCAAGGGCGCGGCGGTCTCCGCCCGCCAGTTCATGGAGCTCGCACCCACCTTCCAGCGGGAGGTCGCCCGGCTCAGCGGGAGCCCCGTGGTCTTCCTCTTCGTCGGCGTGCTGATGGACCTCGCCGCGCCCTCCGCCGGCATCGCCGACGTGTACGGCGACCCGGAGCGCCGCGCCCTCACGATCGAGCGCCACACCAAGATCGCCCAGGCGATCCACGGCGGTCAGGGATCGCTCGCGGAGCGGCGGATGTCGCAACACCTCAAGTGGATCCTGGAGACCGTCGACCCCCGATCGCTCGACGAACCGCTCGGCCTACGCCAGCGCTGA
- a CDS encoding LLM class flavin-dependent oxidoreductase produces the protein MKLGIAGNARPPIARVGPDAARTEAKGFTTALYADHMMSWFPDSIWTPAHTAAATARPSPHDYLDPACTVMAAAAATERLTLGVGVTDVLRTNPAVVARTALTLDHATEGRFVLGLGAGEAENLVPYGIAMDDAVSRLEAGLEIIRTLWEADGPVSLDNGYWPLRDAVLGLAPHVADQPPRIWLAARGPRMRRLTAEHADGWLPMFVDPDEYASSLADIQGRRAAAGRSGPFDAALYAFVAVGESREHCRAMFESPVFRCLGLLLPASAYARHGLEHPLGSGRYGLLDFVPSSWDESAALELLAGVPPEIVGEAIIHGSADDVADDLRRYADAGCDQAILANVSFLTDPTLVRPSYAAFDRLVSALA, from the coding sequence ATGAAGCTGGGCATCGCCGGCAACGCCCGCCCGCCGATCGCCCGCGTCGGCCCTGACGCGGCGCGGACCGAGGCGAAGGGCTTCACCACGGCCCTCTACGCCGACCACATGATGAGCTGGTTCCCCGACTCGATCTGGACGCCCGCCCACACGGCGGCGGCGACGGCGCGTCCCTCGCCCCACGACTACCTCGACCCGGCTTGCACCGTGATGGCGGCGGCCGCCGCCACCGAGCGCCTGACGCTGGGCGTCGGTGTCACCGACGTGCTGCGTACCAACCCCGCCGTGGTCGCCCGGACGGCGCTCACCCTCGACCATGCGACGGAGGGCCGCTTCGTCCTCGGCCTCGGCGCCGGGGAGGCCGAGAACCTCGTCCCCTACGGGATCGCCATGGACGACGCCGTCAGTCGACTCGAGGCGGGCCTCGAGATCATCCGCACGCTGTGGGAGGCCGACGGCCCGGTCTCGCTGGACAACGGCTACTGGCCGCTGCGCGACGCCGTCCTGGGGCTCGCGCCCCACGTCGCCGACCAGCCCCCGCGCATCTGGCTGGCGGCCCGGGGCCCGCGGATGCGGCGCCTGACCGCCGAGCACGCCGATGGCTGGTTGCCGATGTTCGTCGACCCGGACGAGTACGCCTCGTCGCTCGCGGACATCCAGGGCCGCCGGGCCGCCGCGGGTCGGTCGGGGCCCTTCGACGCCGCCTTGTACGCGTTCGTCGCCGTCGGCGAGTCGCGCGAGCACTGCCGGGCGATGTTCGAGTCGCCGGTGTTCCGGTGCCTGGGCCTCCTCCTGCCGGCCAGCGCCTACGCCCGACACGGTCTCGAGCACCCGCTGGGAAGCGGCCGGTACGGGCTGCTCGACTTCGTGCCGTCCTCGTGGGACGAGAGCGCGGCACTGGAGCTGCTCGCCGGTGTGCCGCCGGAGATCGTCGGCGAGGCGATCATCCACGGCTCGGCCGACGACGTCGCCGACGACCTGCGCCGCTACGCCGACGCCGGCTGTGACCAGGCGATCCTCGCGAACGTGTCGTTCCTCACCGATCCGACGCTGGTCCGCCCGAGCTACGCGGCCTTCGACCGGCTCGTCTCAGCGCTGGCGTAG
- a CDS encoding cyclase family protein: MTGTTELDPDWFRERARAHRSAHDEDCLGTVSLIDAEARRRGAAAVRTGQAISLSRPITAEAAARADDRRPTAQIEVFVETAGDRTVGTDRVTLDAHGTPNTHLDGLTHFGIDGEWHGGRPCASPSEEDRSLVAWARHGLVTRAVLADIPAHRGTEWVEVGAPVTADDIQASLDMADVEVVPGDALLLYMGRDRFERAGNELLPIARAEHGRPGVGRSAAEWIADNGVSLLCWDFLDAHGPGIEPLVVHHLIWAIGLALVDCCELGAAADALRGRRPPTGLLSVAPLALEQATGCMVNPLLVT, encoded by the coding sequence GTGACAGGCACTACGGAGCTCGATCCCGACTGGTTCCGCGAGCGGGCTCGCGCGCACCGGTCGGCACATGACGAGGACTGCCTGGGCACCGTCAGCCTCATCGACGCCGAGGCGCGGCGCCGGGGCGCGGCGGCGGTGCGGACCGGCCAGGCGATCTCGCTCAGCCGTCCGATCACCGCCGAGGCGGCCGCCCGGGCCGACGACCGGCGTCCGACCGCGCAGATCGAGGTGTTCGTCGAGACGGCCGGCGACCGCACCGTCGGCACCGACCGCGTGACGCTCGACGCCCACGGGACACCGAACACCCACCTCGACGGCCTGACCCATTTCGGCATCGACGGTGAATGGCACGGCGGCCGGCCCTGCGCCTCGCCGTCGGAGGAGGACCGCTCGCTCGTCGCCTGGGCGCGGCACGGGCTCGTGACACGGGCGGTGCTCGCCGACATCCCGGCCCACCGGGGCACGGAGTGGGTGGAGGTCGGAGCACCGGTCACCGCCGACGACATCCAGGCCAGCCTCGACATGGCAGACGTCGAGGTCGTCCCCGGCGACGCCCTCCTCCTCTACATGGGCCGCGACCGGTTCGAGCGAGCCGGCAACGAGCTGCTCCCGATCGCGCGTGCCGAGCACGGGCGACCCGGGGTCGGCCGCTCCGCCGCCGAGTGGATCGCCGACAACGGCGTCTCGTTGTTGTGCTGGGACTTCCTGGACGCGCACGGCCCCGGCATCGAGCCCCTCGTCGTCCACCACCTCATCTGGGCCATCGGGCTCGCTCTGGTCGACTGCTGCGAACTGGGTGCGGCCGCCGACGCGCTCCGGGGTCGGCGACCGCCGACCGGTCTGCTCTCCGTGGCCCCCCTGGCCCTCGAGCAGGCCACCGGTTGCATGGTCAACCCGCTGCTCGTGACCTGA
- a CDS encoding class I adenylate-forming enzyme family protein has product MIAGDELAVLPPLSPVRAIALQARYRAGKTAIDDGVPVTYGELWSGAVRAAEGLASAGATPGTAVAFALDPGADYVALLLGAMLTGAAAVPLNTRLRPAEVEQFLAPVAPALVVASDPYRDLLDLVEGRDVEGLPGARGKVAVRRTVHGPIDDLAPGGLLVGTGGTTGVPKAAHFDHERLWLWTAASAANNQVRAADVELFVSPFFHGTLVTGVLTSLTQGATVVTLARFDADRAVEHIADGRITRMLGAATIVERLVRAARGQDLSTSRLRFLQFGMSSTRSGFAADIAAAFPGTAVITGYGTTEYGPVTRTYSWDFDEHGDPIGVGRPVPSADIVIEADGQLHAVGGPEGEILVSAPWQMLRYCTSDVELQRSAFEGRYVRSGDIGRFDDDGYLHITGRLKEAIRTGGENVFPAEVETALHRHRSVAACAVYGVPDPEWGERVEAAVVLEDRVVDVRELEAHVRSLIAGYKVPKRIVLVDALPLTSLNKVDRRALRAAAVAAP; this is encoded by the coding sequence GTGATCGCCGGCGACGAGCTCGCGGTGCTGCCGCCACTGTCGCCCGTCCGGGCGATCGCGCTCCAGGCGCGCTACCGCGCGGGGAAGACCGCGATCGACGACGGCGTGCCCGTGACCTACGGCGAGCTGTGGTCGGGGGCCGTGCGAGCTGCCGAGGGGCTGGCGTCGGCCGGCGCGACGCCGGGCACCGCGGTGGCGTTCGCACTCGACCCCGGCGCCGACTACGTCGCCCTGCTGCTGGGCGCCATGCTGACCGGCGCCGCCGCAGTGCCGCTGAACACTCGGCTGCGGCCGGCCGAGGTCGAGCAGTTCCTCGCCCCGGTTGCCCCTGCACTCGTCGTCGCCTCGGACCCCTACCGCGACCTGCTCGACCTGGTCGAGGGCCGGGACGTCGAGGGGTTGCCCGGCGCCCGAGGGAAGGTGGCCGTACGGCGGACCGTGCACGGACCGATCGACGACCTGGCGCCCGGTGGGCTCCTGGTGGGCACGGGCGGCACCACCGGCGTCCCCAAAGCCGCTCACTTCGACCACGAGCGCTTGTGGCTGTGGACCGCGGCCAGCGCCGCCAACAACCAGGTGCGCGCCGCCGACGTCGAGCTGTTCGTCTCCCCGTTCTTCCACGGCACCCTGGTCACCGGCGTGCTGACCAGCCTCACCCAGGGCGCCACTGTGGTCACGCTCGCTCGCTTCGACGCCGATCGAGCCGTCGAGCACATCGCCGACGGCCGGATCACCCGCATGCTCGGCGCCGCGACGATCGTGGAGAGGTTGGTGCGCGCCGCTCGTGGGCAGGACCTCTCGACGTCCCGGCTGCGCTTCCTCCAGTTCGGCATGAGCTCCACCCGCAGTGGGTTCGCCGCCGACATCGCCGCGGCGTTCCCCGGCACGGCGGTGATCACCGGCTACGGCACCACGGAGTACGGCCCGGTGACCCGAACCTACAGCTGGGACTTCGACGAGCACGGTGATCCGATCGGGGTCGGCCGGCCCGTGCCGAGCGCGGACATCGTGATCGAGGCCGACGGCCAGCTCCATGCCGTCGGCGGCCCGGAGGGGGAGATCCTCGTGTCGGCGCCGTGGCAGATGCTGCGGTACTGCACGTCGGACGTGGAGCTGCAGCGCTCGGCCTTCGAGGGTCGCTACGTCCGCAGCGGGGACATCGGCCGGTTCGACGACGACGGGTACCTCCACATCACGGGCCGCCTGAAGGAGGCGATCCGCACCGGCGGCGAGAACGTCTTCCCCGCGGAGGTGGAGACGGCCCTCCACCGTCACCGCTCGGTGGCCGCCTGCGCCGTCTACGGGGTGCCCGACCCGGAGTGGGGCGAGCGGGTCGAGGCCGCTGTGGTCCTCGAGGACCGCGTCGTCGACGTGCGCGAGCTCGAGGCCCACGTCCGGTCGCTCATCGCGGGGTACAAGGTGCCGAAGCGCATCGTGCTCGTGGACGCCCTTCCCCTGACCAGCCTGAACAAGGTCGACCGGCGTGCGCTCCGAGCGGCGGCGGTGGCGGCGCCATGA
- a CDS encoding SDR family oxidoreductase, protein MAPESPLASQVVLVTGAGRNLGRTIAREAAAGGARVGVNVRSDAEAADRVVREVEQAGGTALALIGDVGVEDEAIAVVDRCARELGPVTSVIHSAAYRSHGELVDLELAEWRRPRQVTLDAAFLLARATLPAMRAAGFGRFVFIGGSAMVNALPVGHGHVATAKAALRGLVRAIAQEAGRDGITANVVSPGVIDTEARASVVPTYGGWNPADASALGRMVSMHEVASLCLHLCRPEGAIVTGQTINADGGTFGFGD, encoded by the coding sequence ATGGCACCGGAAAGCCCACTTGCCTCGCAGGTCGTCCTGGTCACGGGGGCAGGACGCAACCTCGGGCGCACGATCGCGCGGGAGGCGGCGGCCGGCGGCGCGCGCGTCGGGGTCAACGTCCGCTCCGACGCCGAAGCCGCCGACCGGGTCGTCCGGGAGGTCGAGCAGGCCGGCGGCACCGCGCTGGCCCTGATCGGCGACGTGGGCGTCGAGGACGAGGCGATCGCCGTCGTGGATCGCTGCGCGCGCGAGTTGGGCCCCGTGACGTCGGTGATCCACAGCGCCGCGTACCGCTCGCACGGCGAGCTCGTCGACCTGGAGCTCGCCGAGTGGCGCCGGCCGCGCCAGGTGACTCTCGACGCCGCCTTCCTCCTCGCCCGGGCGACGCTGCCCGCCATGCGGGCCGCCGGCTTCGGACGCTTCGTCTTCATCGGGGGGTCCGCGATGGTCAATGCGCTACCTGTCGGCCACGGCCACGTCGCCACCGCCAAGGCCGCTCTCCGTGGGCTCGTGCGGGCGATCGCCCAGGAGGCCGGGCGCGACGGGATCACGGCAAACGTCGTCTCTCCCGGTGTGATCGACACCGAGGCGCGGGCTTCGGTCGTGCCGACCTACGGGGGCTGGAACCCGGCCGATGCCTCGGCGCTCGGGCGGATGGTGTCGATGCACGAGGTCGCGTCGCTGTGCCTCCACCTCTGCCGCCCGGAGGGCGCGATCGTGACGGGCCAGACGATCAACGCGGACGGCGGGACGTTCGGTTTCGGCGACTGA
- a CDS encoding LLM class flavin-dependent oxidoreductase, protein MRFGVFQYHAVPPHSHPYDVVQHGLAQSVEAERAGFHEVWLAEHNGRGYGMVGNTVVAAAAIAAATKRIRIGTAIVRLPLHNAVHLAEDLAYVDILSGGRMDWGIGKGYDELEFASYGIDFEHREELWEETYEAVTQIWRSGRTKFKGQHFEFADAELLPPPLQRPTLPTYVMVSKSDSSVLWAAERLLPIVIGSGPDWDDVKHKLDLYGETAAAAGHDELPIRETLQRCWQMKQMHVAATTEQAVEEFRDSLMWYFEALGNRAMFGFSKETQPYDYFIRHPNVLVGSSEKVGDALERYHAHTGMENVIGFFNIGGQPHLQVMNALEQFGGELIPRLADI, encoded by the coding sequence ATGAGGTTCGGGGTTTTCCAATACCACGCGGTCCCACCCCACTCGCACCCCTACGACGTGGTGCAGCACGGCCTGGCCCAGTCCGTCGAGGCGGAGCGGGCGGGGTTCCACGAGGTGTGGCTCGCCGAGCACAACGGCCGGGGCTACGGCATGGTCGGCAACACCGTGGTGGCGGCCGCGGCGATCGCTGCGGCGACCAAGCGGATCCGGATCGGCACGGCCATCGTCCGGCTCCCGCTGCACAACGCGGTGCACCTCGCGGAGGACCTCGCCTATGTCGACATCCTGTCCGGCGGACGCATGGACTGGGGCATCGGCAAGGGCTACGACGAGCTCGAGTTCGCGTCGTACGGGATCGACTTCGAGCATCGCGAGGAGCTCTGGGAGGAGACCTACGAGGCCGTCACCCAGATCTGGCGATCGGGGCGCACGAAGTTCAAGGGCCAGCACTTCGAGTTCGCCGACGCGGAGCTGCTCCCTCCACCCCTGCAGCGCCCGACGCTGCCCACCTACGTCATGGTGTCCAAGAGCGACTCGTCGGTGCTCTGGGCCGCCGAGCGGCTCCTGCCGATCGTCATCGGGTCCGGCCCGGACTGGGACGACGTCAAGCACAAGCTCGACCTCTACGGCGAGACCGCCGCCGCGGCCGGCCACGACGAGCTGCCCATCCGGGAGACGCTCCAGCGCTGCTGGCAGATGAAGCAGATGCACGTCGCGGCGACCACCGAGCAGGCCGTCGAGGAGTTCCGCGACAGCCTCATGTGGTACTTCGAGGCCCTCGGCAACCGGGCGATGTTCGGCTTCTCGAAGGAGACGCAGCCCTACGACTACTTCATCCGCCACCCGAACGTCCTCGTCGGGTCGAGCGAGAAGGTCGGCGACGCCCTGGAGCGGTACCACGCGCACACCGGCATGGAGAACGTGATCGGGTTCTTCAACATCGGCGGGCAGCCACACCTGCAGGTCATGAACGCACTCGAGCAGTTCGGCGGAGAGCTCATCCCTCGCCTCGCCGACATCTGA
- a CDS encoding enoyl-CoA hydratase/isomerase family protein, with protein sequence MAAASTRHITVQEVDGVPGALRLILDRPPANAFDLRLYQELGGVLRAIGAAPPRCLEIGSALPRFFSGGRDLKEPPTSPADLPERHRAVTELYRTLHGLECPTIAIVEGHALGAGCVIASLCDFRVATSAAAFGLPEVKAGSVGGARHLLRLLPHGVVRGMALSARPLPAARAAALGMCDLVDDDQDPWAAADELAREVTAFDADTVARVKRALNDSEDAALWDGFAIELAAGT encoded by the coding sequence GTGGCCGCCGCGAGCACCAGGCACATCACGGTCCAGGAGGTCGACGGGGTGCCCGGCGCGCTGCGCCTGATCCTCGACCGGCCGCCGGCCAACGCCTTCGACCTCCGGCTGTACCAGGAGCTCGGCGGTGTCCTGCGGGCGATCGGAGCCGCCCCGCCGCGCTGCCTCGAGATCGGGTCCGCGCTCCCCAGGTTCTTCAGCGGCGGGCGGGACCTCAAGGAGCCCCCGACATCGCCGGCGGACCTGCCCGAGCGCCATCGCGCGGTGACCGAGCTGTACCGGACGCTCCATGGCCTCGAGTGCCCGACGATCGCCATCGTCGAGGGGCACGCCCTGGGGGCCGGCTGCGTGATCGCCTCGCTCTGCGACTTCCGCGTCGCCACCTCGGCGGCGGCCTTCGGCCTTCCGGAGGTGAAGGCCGGGAGCGTCGGCGGCGCCCGCCACCTCCTGCGCCTGCTGCCCCACGGCGTCGTACGGGGCATGGCCCTCAGCGCCCGCCCGCTCCCCGCGGCGCGCGCCGCGGCACTCGGGATGTGCGACCTCGTCGACGACGACCAGGACCCCTGGGCGGCCGCCGACGAGCTGGCGCGGGAGGTCACGGCGTTCGACGCGGACACGGTGGCGCGCGTCAAGCGGGCGCTCAACGACAGCGAGGACGCCGCGCTCTGGGACGGCTTCGCGATCGAGCTGGCGGCGGGGACCTGA
- a CDS encoding acyl-CoA dehydrogenase family protein: protein MAGVDKFVDAVVEPRIENLQPILDDPHQLYGPDRRLHPDVQAARRDIRRTAAEAGYYQMFAPTDVGGGGMDNVTLYAVWHALYRRAGMRNWLAFDAIAHWATGPSHLLRDMSAATREAYDEPILGGDVTLCFALSESNAGSDVWQMRSRAVRTDDGWLLNGEKQWITNGPYADVALVFAVTDPAAASARRGGISGFFVPMSTPGASVASVLRLFGHASSNEATLAFQDVALPEHALIGQEGQGLPLALSGTSVGRIYNAARAAGLAAWALRIATEYATERVTFGKPVIEHQGVGFALAECATETLAAHLLGLHAARTMDAGLPATIEGAIAKSCSTETAVRVIDRAVQALGGMGITNETHLSQAWQEIRAVCIADGSAEMMRRLIAKQLAAGKVRY, encoded by the coding sequence GTGGCAGGGGTCGACAAGTTCGTCGACGCCGTCGTAGAGCCCCGGATCGAGAACCTCCAGCCGATCCTCGACGACCCCCACCAGCTCTACGGCCCCGACCGCCGACTGCACCCCGACGTCCAGGCGGCCCGGAGGGACATACGGCGGACCGCGGCCGAAGCCGGCTACTACCAGATGTTCGCACCGACCGACGTCGGCGGCGGCGGGATGGACAACGTCACGCTCTACGCCGTCTGGCACGCGCTGTACCGCCGGGCCGGCATGCGCAACTGGCTGGCCTTCGACGCCATCGCCCACTGGGCCACCGGGCCCAGCCACCTGCTGCGGGACATGTCCGCCGCCACCCGGGAGGCCTACGACGAGCCGATCCTGGGCGGCGACGTCACCCTGTGCTTCGCGCTCTCGGAGTCGAACGCCGGCTCGGACGTGTGGCAGATGCGTTCCCGCGCCGTCCGCACCGACGACGGGTGGCTCCTCAACGGCGAGAAGCAGTGGATCACGAACGGGCCCTACGCCGACGTTGCGCTCGTGTTCGCGGTGACCGACCCGGCGGCGGCCTCGGCCCGCCGGGGCGGGATCAGCGGGTTCTTCGTCCCCATGTCGACCCCCGGCGCGTCGGTCGCCAGCGTGCTGCGGCTCTTCGGCCACGCCAGCTCCAACGAGGCCACCCTGGCCTTCCAGGACGTGGCGCTCCCCGAGCACGCCCTGATCGGGCAGGAGGGCCAGGGCCTCCCCCTGGCGCTGTCCGGCACCTCCGTCGGGCGGATCTACAACGCCGCCCGGGCCGCCGGGCTCGCCGCATGGGCGCTCCGGATCGCCACCGAGTACGCCACCGAGCGGGTGACGTTCGGCAAGCCGGTGATCGAGCACCAGGGCGTGGGCTTCGCGCTCGCCGAGTGCGCGACCGAAACCCTCGCGGCGCACCTCCTCGGCCTGCACGCGGCCCGCACCATGGACGCCGGGCTCCCGGCCACCATCGAGGGCGCCATCGCCAAGAGCTGCTCGACCGAGACCGCGGTGCGGGTGATCGACCGGGCCGTGCAGGCCCTCGGCGGCATGGGCATCACCAACGAGACGCACCTGTCGCAGGCCTGGCAGGAGATCCGGGCGGTCTGCATCGCCGACGGGTCCGCCGAGATGATGCGCCGCCTGATCGCCAAGCAGCTCGCCGCCGGAAAGGTCCGCTACTAG
- a CDS encoding acyl-CoA dehydrogenase family protein produces MTALRTAVHDDAELFGRTVRAACLDAYGDEGEDRSRPFDAGLWRSLGDAGAWGVATTGGGDVGDAVVVAEVLGSEAVCGPLLQTFLVLTSGLEVDGVESGDRIAAVADGDTMVPWGGAADVFVRLDLAASTVGMARAEPRPRAAATLAGEPWAEVAVEPVGPTAPAGRALAVANVVGAAYAVGAGGRALQLSLDYTAERRQFGRTLLSYQTVEHRLAQVGAELDVAADLVVGAGQALERGSDVDFEIAAAHAAAARLYATEIATQAGWLGHQLAGGMGFVAGTLLSALSTRAQQLRHQPPPPATVEAATLGWLRSSMPAPADR; encoded by the coding sequence ATGACGGCCCTCCGCACGGCGGTGCACGACGACGCCGAGCTCTTCGGCCGGACGGTGCGAGCCGCTTGCCTGGATGCGTACGGCGACGAGGGAGAGGACAGGTCGCGGCCGTTCGACGCGGGCCTGTGGCGGTCGCTCGGCGACGCGGGCGCGTGGGGCGTGGCCACGACCGGCGGCGGCGATGTCGGCGACGCGGTCGTCGTCGCCGAAGTCCTCGGTTCGGAGGCCGTCTGCGGGCCGCTGCTCCAGACGTTCCTCGTCCTCACGTCGGGGCTCGAGGTCGACGGCGTCGAGAGCGGCGACCGGATCGCGGCGGTCGCCGACGGCGACACGATGGTGCCGTGGGGCGGCGCCGCCGACGTCTTCGTCCGGCTCGACCTGGCCGCCTCGACGGTGGGCATGGCCCGCGCCGAGCCCCGGCCCCGGGCGGCGGCGACGCTCGCCGGCGAGCCGTGGGCCGAGGTCGCCGTGGAGCCGGTCGGGCCGACCGCTCCCGCCGGCCGCGCGCTCGCGGTCGCCAACGTCGTCGGCGCTGCGTACGCAGTCGGCGCTGGCGGCCGCGCCCTCCAGCTGTCGCTCGACTACACCGCGGAACGCCGCCAGTTCGGCCGGACCCTGCTCAGCTACCAGACGGTCGAGCACCGGCTGGCCCAGGTGGGCGCCGAGCTCGACGTCGCCGCCGACCTGGTCGTCGGGGCGGGACAGGCGCTGGAGCGCGGCAGCGACGTCGACTTCGAGATCGCCGCGGCCCACGCCGCTGCCGCCCGGCTCTACGCCACCGAGATCGCCACCCAGGCGGGATGGCTCGGCCACCAGCTCGCGGGCGGCATGGGCTTCGTCGCCGGGACCCTCCTCAGCGCGCTGTCCACGCGGGCCCAGCAGCTTCGGCACCAGCCCCCGCCGCCGGCAACGGTCGAGGCGGCCACGTTGGGGTGGCTGCGATCGTCGATGCCCGCTCCGGCCGACCGCTGA